A window of Panicum virgatum strain AP13 chromosome 8K, P.virgatum_v5, whole genome shotgun sequence contains these coding sequences:
- the LOC120645382 gene encoding uncharacterized protein LOC120645382 yields MADTNMKYRLREIEFLGNRKHIIVLQDDAEWCPLVEISNIVLLRDEVPQGITICRTTNGEKYVRRVTLDHLLYTFMLRKIRLAVHKGLATEDQMNATLPVILANIRSLSTSFNVCPGGLKRTSDLEDGMEKQLYGSLGTQIYHGFLVDCQDADTSEAVGMKTYRQLLKEVEDLETSTSEGNIQRSTVIRNFSNSSKTQLTPYGYVLSL; encoded by the exons ATGGCAGACACCAATATGAAGTACAGGTTACGGGAAATTGAGTTCCTGGGGAACCGTAAGCACATCATTGTTCTTCAAGATGATGCTGAATGGTGTCCCCTTGTGGAAATTTCAAATATTGTTCTGCTAAGGGATGAAGTACCACAAGGCATCACTATTTGTAGAACAACTAATGGAGAAAAATATGTTCGAAGGGTCACGCTGGACCATCTTCTCTACACTTTTATGTTGAGGAAGATTCGTTTAGCTGTGCACAAGGGTCTTGCTACTGAAGACCAGATGAATGCAACCTTGCCAGTTATTCTTGCAAACATCCGTAGCCTATCCACCAGCTTCAATGTATGTCCAGGAGGACTCAAAAG GACCAGTGATCTTGAGGATGGCATGGAGAAACAATTGTATGGAAGTTTGGGTACTCAGATATACCATGGATTTTTGGTCGACTGTCAG GATGCTGATACAAGTGAGGCAGTTGGAATGAAAACTTACCGTCAGTTACTTAAAGAAGTAGAAGACTTGGAGACCTCAACATCTGAGGGCAATATTCAGAGAAGCACAGTgattcggaatttttcgaacaGTTCTAAGACCCAGCTCACTCCTTATGGGTATGTCCTTAGTCTATAG
- the LOC120643802 gene encoding WD repeat-containing protein 20-like isoform X1, whose product MASAGSGAGGAGAGGLKTYFKTPEGRHKLQYEKTHSPAVVHYNHSGKTVSQMTVAYLKEKPAGQGSTPSTPSAGSGMRSAAARLLGTGNGSRALSFGSNGTSRTVSGSSRIGGGIGASTCASGSQGMVNYDGKGTYIIFNTADTLFISDLNSHDKDPIKSIHFSSSNPLCHAFDPESKDGHDLLVGVFPGDVYSMSLRQQLQDPGKKPVSYQHFINKDKDKDPSQGGAASSRCTCVAWVPEREGIFIVGHADGNLYVYDKYKDGNTDWAFPTIKDQSQLLISHAKSSKGNPIARWHICQGAINAISFSPDGAYLATVGRDGYLRIFDFAKEQLIFGGKSYYGALLCCSWSADGKYLLSGGEDDLVQVWSMDERKIVAWGEGHNSWVSAVAFDPYWSPPNSDETEENVMYRFGSVGQDTQLLLWDLALDEIAVPLRHPSGGSPTFSSGSPSAHWDNACPPTGVLQPSPRMRDVPKLSPLVAHRAHVDPLSGLEFTSESILTICREGLIKIWARPSHSEKNQQPDSSDQVVGITTAKDKMLTSSNIAGTTGSSFKQSSVVFT is encoded by the exons ATGGCGTCCGCGGggtcgggcgccggcggcgcgggggcgggcGGGCTCAAGACCTACTTCAAGACCCCCGAGGGGCGGCACAAGCTGCAGTACGAGAAGACGCACTCCCCCGCCGTCGTGCACTACAACCACAGCGGCAAGACCGTCTCCCAG ATGACGGTGGCATATTTGAAGGAGAAgccggctggccaggggtccacGCCTTCAACTCCAAGTGCCGGCAGTGGGATGCGTTCTGCTGCTGCAAGGCTGCTTGGTACGGGGAACGGGAGCCGGGCACTTAGCTTTGGGAGCAATGGTACCAGCAGGACTGTCTCAGGAAGCAGCCGCATCGGTGGTGGCATTGGCGCGTCGACGTGCGCAAGTGGATCACAAGGCATGGTGAATTATGATGGCAAGGGAACATACATCATATTCAACACTGCCGATACGCTCTTCATCAGTGATCTCAACTCACATGACAAA GATCCAATAAAGTCCATTCACTTCAGCAGCTCGAACCCACTTTGCCATGCATTTGATCCTGAATCCAAGGATGGGCACGATCTACTTGTTGGGGTGTTCCCAGGAGATG TCTATTCAATGTCATTGAGGCAGCAGTTGCAAGACCCTGGAAAAAAGCCTGTTTCATATCAACATTTTATTAATAAAGACAAAGACAAAGACCCAAGTCAAGGTGGCGCTGCCAGCAG CCGGTGCACTTGTGTTGCGTGGGTTCCAGAGCGTGAAGGAATTTTTATTGTTGGCCATGCTGATGGGAATTTGTATGTTTATGACAAA TATAAGGATGGGAATACTGATTGGGCATTTCCAACTATAAAGGATCAAAGTCAGCTGCTGATTTCACATGCAAAGTCGAGTAAG GGCAATCCAATTGCAAGATGGCATATCTGTCAAGGTGCAATCAATGCCATTTCCTTTTCACCAGATGGTGCTTACTTGGCAACTGTTGGGCGAGATG GTTACTTGAGAATATTTGACTTTGCGAAAGAACAACTAATATTTGGTGGGAAAAGTTACTATGGTGCACTGTTGTGTTGCTCTTGGAG TGCGGACGGCAAATATTTGTTGTCAGGTGGCGAAGATGATCTTGTGCAAGTATGGAGCATGGATGAAAGAAAGATAGTTGCATGGGGCGAAGGGCATAATTCATGG GTTAGCGCTGTAGCTTTTGATCCATATTGGTCCCCACCAAATTCAGATGAAACCGAAGAAAATGTCATGTATCGCTTTGGGTCAGTTGGACAG GACACTCAACTGCTTCTCTGGGATCTTGCACTGGACGAGATTGCTGTCCCTCTACGTCACCCTTCTGGTGGCTCCCCGACATTTAGCAGTGGAAGCCCTTCTGCACATTGGGACAATGCATGCCCTCCAACAGGTGTTCTTCAACCTTCTCCTCGGATGCGAGATGTACCAAAGCTCTCACCCCTAGTTGCACACCGGGCACATGTAGACCCCCTCTCTGGCCTGGAATTCACCAGCGAATCAATCCTCACCATATGCCGTGAAGGGCTAATCAAAATCTGGGCCAGACCCAGCCATAGTGAAAAAAACCAGCAGCCTGATTCTTCTGATCAGGTCGTAGGCATCACCACTGCGAAGGATAAGATGCTAACATCGTCGAACATAGCAGGCACTACCGGCTCCAGCTTCAAACAATCATCTGTTGTTTTCACATGA
- the LOC120643802 gene encoding WD repeat-containing protein 20-like isoform X2 has product MASAGSGAGGAGAGGLKTYFKTPEGRHKLQYEKTHSPAVVHYNHSGKTVSQMTVAYLKEKPAGQGSTPSTPSAGSGMRSAAARLLGTGNGSRALSFGSNGTSRTVSGSSRIGGGIGASTCASGSQGMVNYDGKGTYIIFNTADTLFISDLNSHDKDPIKSIHFSSSNPLCHAFDPESKDGHDLLVGVFPGDVYSMSLRQQLQDPGKKPVSYQHFINKDKDKDPSQGGAASSRCTCVAWVPEREGIFIVGHADGNLYVYDKYKDGNTDWAFPTIKDQSQLLISHAKSSKGNPIARWHICQGAINAISFSPDGAYLATVGRDGYLRIFDFAKEQLIFGGKSYYGALLCCSWSRYTQGSCAKLTSSHSSTRLGQDWQRGKGSSSIEPVGCT; this is encoded by the exons ATGGCGTCCGCGGggtcgggcgccggcggcgcgggggcgggcGGGCTCAAGACCTACTTCAAGACCCCCGAGGGGCGGCACAAGCTGCAGTACGAGAAGACGCACTCCCCCGCCGTCGTGCACTACAACCACAGCGGCAAGACCGTCTCCCAG ATGACGGTGGCATATTTGAAGGAGAAgccggctggccaggggtccacGCCTTCAACTCCAAGTGCCGGCAGTGGGATGCGTTCTGCTGCTGCAAGGCTGCTTGGTACGGGGAACGGGAGCCGGGCACTTAGCTTTGGGAGCAATGGTACCAGCAGGACTGTCTCAGGAAGCAGCCGCATCGGTGGTGGCATTGGCGCGTCGACGTGCGCAAGTGGATCACAAGGCATGGTGAATTATGATGGCAAGGGAACATACATCATATTCAACACTGCCGATACGCTCTTCATCAGTGATCTCAACTCACATGACAAA GATCCAATAAAGTCCATTCACTTCAGCAGCTCGAACCCACTTTGCCATGCATTTGATCCTGAATCCAAGGATGGGCACGATCTACTTGTTGGGGTGTTCCCAGGAGATG TCTATTCAATGTCATTGAGGCAGCAGTTGCAAGACCCTGGAAAAAAGCCTGTTTCATATCAACATTTTATTAATAAAGACAAAGACAAAGACCCAAGTCAAGGTGGCGCTGCCAGCAG CCGGTGCACTTGTGTTGCGTGGGTTCCAGAGCGTGAAGGAATTTTTATTGTTGGCCATGCTGATGGGAATTTGTATGTTTATGACAAA TATAAGGATGGGAATACTGATTGGGCATTTCCAACTATAAAGGATCAAAGTCAGCTGCTGATTTCACATGCAAAGTCGAGTAAG GGCAATCCAATTGCAAGATGGCATATCTGTCAAGGTGCAATCAATGCCATTTCCTTTTCACCAGATGGTGCTTACTTGGCAACTGTTGGGCGAGATG GTTACTTGAGAATATTTGACTTTGCGAAAGAACAACTAATATTTGGTGGGAAAAGTTACTATGGTGCACTGTTGTGTTGCTCTTGGAG CCGCTACACACAAGGCAGCTGCGCCAAGTTGACATCCAGCCACTCATCGACAAGGTTGGGGCAAGATTGGCAACGTGGAAAGGGAAGCTCCTCAATAGAGCCGGTCGGCTGCACTTGA